The Exiguobacterium acetylicum genome includes a window with the following:
- a CDS encoding murein hydrolase activator EnvC family protein: MLKKLISTIVLGALLITGTQPIAAATIKEKKAENAAEQRKLEKAIKKQEAKISKEQRQINQIDAAINEKIFQVSEKNKQIEQLNVRIDELKADIVRYEEMLQKQEELLGDRLRVFQENDGNSIKWEEVIFGSKDLGDLFSRVMAGKKIAEQDDKMISDYIATQQKLAEAKQALVEKKAEQMQEKKVLLEQKKALKVQMKERSATLKKLRKGKTKFTTELLDAKELQATLEAQERAIAAAKAAAKAAAEKAAAEKAAAEKAAKASAQAAKQTGKASESTTSVATPVVSSGGKFVRPSSGGVSQGFGPASGANGYTFHNGVDFSGSVGSPIVAAAAGTVITASGGGPYGNHVMISHFLDGQVYTTVYAHMSSLSVHAGQTVSQGQQIGTLGSTGNSTGPHLHFELHVGGYQYSASSPLNAVNPLAYL; encoded by the coding sequence ATGCTAAAAAAACTAATTTCTACCATTGTTTTAGGAGCATTACTTATAACAGGAACGCAACCGATCGCAGCAGCGACAATTAAAGAAAAAAAGGCTGAAAATGCCGCTGAACAACGTAAACTTGAAAAAGCGATCAAAAAACAAGAAGCTAAAATCTCAAAAGAGCAACGTCAAATCAATCAAATTGACGCAGCAATCAACGAAAAGATTTTCCAAGTCTCCGAAAAAAATAAACAAATTGAACAGTTGAACGTTCGAATTGATGAGCTAAAGGCAGACATCGTCCGTTACGAAGAAATGTTACAGAAACAGGAAGAACTACTCGGTGATCGTTTGCGTGTTTTCCAAGAGAACGATGGAAACTCGATTAAATGGGAAGAAGTCATTTTTGGATCGAAGGATTTAGGTGATTTATTCAGCCGTGTCATGGCGGGGAAAAAAATCGCTGAACAAGATGATAAAATGATTTCGGATTATATCGCAACGCAACAAAAATTAGCAGAAGCAAAACAAGCGCTCGTTGAGAAAAAAGCGGAGCAAATGCAAGAAAAGAAAGTATTGCTTGAACAAAAGAAAGCGTTAAAGGTTCAAATGAAAGAGCGTAGTGCTACGTTAAAAAAATTACGAAAAGGTAAGACGAAGTTTACGACAGAATTGTTAGACGCAAAAGAACTGCAAGCGACTCTCGAAGCTCAAGAACGTGCAATTGCGGCAGCAAAGGCAGCAGCGAAAGCAGCAGCTGAAAAAGCAGCAGCCGAGAAAGCGGCAGCTGAGAAAGCTGCTAAAGCGAGTGCTCAAGCAGCAAAACAAACAGGTAAGGCTTCAGAATCGACGACTTCAGTTGCCACACCCGTTGTTTCAAGTGGCGGAAAATTCGTGCGACCATCTTCTGGTGGCGTATCACAAGGGTTCGGTCCAGCAAGTGGCGCGAACGGTTATACGTTCCATAACGGTGTTGATTTCAGCGGTTCGGTCGGATCTCCAATCGTCGCAGCAGCAGCTGGAACGGTCATTACAGCTTCAGGTGGTGGACCTTACGGAAATCACGTCATGATTTCTCATTTCCTTGATGGACAAGTGTATACGACAGTCTATGCTCACATGAGTTCATTATCTGTTCATGCAGGACAAACAGTTTCTCAAGGTCAGCAAATCGGAACACTTGGTAGTACGGGGAATTCAACAGGACCACACCTACATTTCGAGCTACATGTCGGAGGCTATCAGTATAGTGCCTCTTCTCCTTTGAATGCAGTGAATCCATTAGCATATCTGTAA
- the thiD gene encoding bifunctional hydroxymethylpyrimidine kinase/phosphomethylpyrimidine kinase, with amino-acid sequence MKHVLTIAGSDSGGGAGIQADLKTFSALGVYGMSVLTAVTAQNTLGVQAVEELSPEIVDAQLTSIFSDIRVDAIKIGMVSNAQTIRVIATHLRKQTVPIILDPVMVAKGGHALLRTEAEQALIEELLPLATLITPNLPEAERLTGQSVTSLEDMQSAMHQLAMQTGAVLLKGGHLPGDATDLLFDGTKEYRFTSERLDNQHTHGTGCTLSAAIAARMALGEDLPDSVRQAKSYVTEAIRHGFALGQGIGPTHHFHSLWRDTHVYDHS; translated from the coding sequence ATGAAACATGTATTGACGATTGCGGGATCCGACTCTGGTGGTGGAGCTGGGATTCAAGCAGATTTAAAAACATTTTCGGCTTTAGGCGTTTATGGAATGAGTGTCCTGACTGCCGTCACGGCGCAAAATACATTGGGTGTTCAAGCGGTAGAAGAGTTATCTCCAGAAATCGTTGACGCTCAATTAACATCGATTTTTTCAGATATTCGTGTCGATGCAATCAAAATCGGGATGGTCTCGAATGCGCAAACGATTCGTGTCATCGCGACACATCTTCGTAAACAGACAGTTCCAATCATATTAGATCCAGTCATGGTCGCAAAAGGAGGTCATGCCTTATTGCGGACAGAGGCAGAACAAGCACTGATTGAGGAGTTACTGCCACTTGCGACACTCATTACACCGAATTTACCAGAAGCTGAGCGTTTAACAGGACAGTCAGTAACCAGTCTAGAGGACATGCAATCTGCGATGCATCAATTGGCTATGCAGACAGGTGCAGTCTTACTAAAGGGTGGACACTTACCGGGAGATGCGACGGATTTGTTATTTGACGGGACGAAAGAATATCGGTTCACATCAGAACGTTTAGATAATCAACATACTCACGGAACTGGTTGTACCTTATCTGCCGCGATTGCCGCACGGATGGCGCTTGGAGAGGATTTACCAGATAGTGTACGACAAGCAAAAAGCTATGTCACGGAAGCAATCCGTCATGGATTTGCCCTCGGACAAGGTATTGGACCGACACATCATTTTCATTCACTTTGGAGGGATACACATGTTTACGACCATTCTTGA
- the thiM gene encoding hydroxyethylthiazole kinase, with product MFTTILEQKPLIHHLTNTVTINDCANVTLAVGASPVMAEDIREVEEMVRLAQALVLNIGTLDADMQEAQRLAAREAGRLNVPIILDPVGAGATTLRTEFSKELIDLGCTVIKGNASEIKTLLGENGRTKGVDAAGDEIMDRENIRAFARKQQSVVVVTGPIDYITDGTREIELNVGTPRLGNMTGTGCMTASIIASFLGAGYTAFEAAVHGTFVMGKAGERATSAQGIGDFKRELFNAISLMMEQDLMEVTERVN from the coding sequence ATGTTTACGACCATTCTTGAACAGAAACCACTCATTCACCATCTGACGAATACGGTTACGATCAACGATTGCGCAAACGTCACACTAGCTGTTGGAGCATCACCCGTCATGGCGGAAGACATTCGCGAAGTAGAAGAGATGGTGAGACTCGCCCAAGCACTTGTCTTGAACATTGGTACGCTGGATGCAGATATGCAGGAAGCACAACGCCTAGCAGCACGTGAAGCAGGACGATTGAACGTTCCGATCATCCTCGACCCAGTAGGAGCAGGAGCTACGACATTGAGAACCGAGTTCTCAAAAGAATTGATTGATCTCGGATGTACAGTCATTAAAGGAAATGCTTCTGAAATCAAGACATTACTTGGAGAGAATGGGCGAACGAAAGGAGTCGATGCTGCGGGAGACGAAATCATGGATCGAGAAAACATCCGTGCATTCGCACGCAAACAGCAATCCGTCGTCGTCGTCACCGGTCCAATCGATTACATCACAGATGGCACACGCGAAATAGAATTGAACGTGGGTACTCCTCGTCTTGGCAACATGACAGGAACAGGTTGTATGACGGCATCGATAATTGCTAGTTTTCTTGGTGCAGGATATACGGCGTTTGAGGCGGCAGTCCATGGAACATTTGTCATGGGAAAAGCAGGAGAGCGGGCAACATCCGCACAAGGGATAGGCGATTTTAAACGAGAGTTGTTCAACGCCATCAGTCTGATGATGGAACAAGATCTGATGGAGGTGACAGAGCGTGTCAATTGA
- the thiE gene encoding thiamine phosphate synthase → MSIDYSIYAVTDRRYHPGVTIETVVEEAILGGATIVQLREKTAQGKEFFDQAVRLKALTDRHDIPLIINDRIDIALLVGAGLHIGQEDIPLTAARRLLPNAVIGVSVATVEQAMEAEQNGASYLGVGSLFATSSKADADAMSHTTLQAIREAVDLPLIGIGGITATNVSSLPIPLEGYAVISDIFAKEDRQLAAEQMTNAVREWHQSLQNRV, encoded by the coding sequence GTGTCAATTGATTATTCGATCTACGCTGTCACAGATCGTCGATATCATCCGGGAGTTACTATCGAAACGGTCGTTGAAGAAGCGATTTTAGGTGGTGCAACGATCGTACAACTACGGGAAAAAACAGCACAAGGAAAGGAATTTTTTGATCAGGCAGTTCGATTAAAAGCACTCACGGATCGTCACGACATTCCGTTGATCATCAATGACCGAATCGATATCGCGCTACTCGTCGGAGCTGGTTTGCATATCGGACAAGAAGATATTCCTCTAACTGCAGCGCGTCGTCTTTTACCGAACGCCGTAATCGGTGTGTCGGTTGCAACTGTTGAGCAAGCGATGGAAGCAGAACAAAATGGTGCATCTTATTTAGGGGTAGGTTCTCTGTTTGCAACGTCATCAAAAGCGGACGCTGACGCGATGTCGCATACGACACTTCAGGCGATTCGGGAAGCTGTTGACTTACCTTTAATTGGTATTGGGGGAATTACTGCAACAAATGTCTCGTCTCTTCCGATTCCACTAGAAGGATACGCGGTCATTTCTGATATTTTTGCTAAGGAAGATCGGCAACTCGCTGCGGAGCAAATGACAAATGCCGTGCGAGAATGGCATCAATCTCTTCAGAACAGGGTATAA
- a CDS encoding ArsR/SmtB family transcription factor, with protein MDIPRCETIAIDEQRASEIGHVVDTIPTLEIGKLFKILSDATRLRIVYALTIEEELCVCDVSASVDCSIATASHHLRSLLKQGLVKFRKEGKVVYYSLDDHHVSSLVHMAMEHVQEGKAVSE; from the coding sequence ATGGATATTCCCCGTTGTGAAACGATTGCGATTGACGAACAGCGTGCGTCCGAAATCGGACATGTCGTTGATACGATTCCGACGCTTGAAATCGGAAAATTATTTAAAATTTTATCGGATGCGACACGATTACGAATCGTTTATGCCTTGACGATCGAGGAAGAATTATGTGTTTGTGATGTCTCAGCATCTGTTGATTGTTCCATTGCGACAGCGTCGCATCATCTTCGATCTCTACTGAAACAAGGGCTTGTAAAGTTTCGCAAAGAGGGAAAAGTCGTCTATTATTCCTTGGATGACCATCATGTATCATCGCTTGTTCATATGGCGATGGAGCATGTACAAGAGGGAAAAGCAGTATCAGAATGA
- a CDS encoding CHASE3 domain-containing protein, producing the protein MHSLWRQRILLIFLISLFASIPIIYALSGYRTIAAMTEQMKDHDIPLINQVDQLVEHNRDRANAVRGLLLYEDNRYIEQYYFSTSKIHDLRNSLNQSPTTPGTIKDLLRRNNVWESEIERVFVVYERQSPTAAKRLARQSTQTTQTILEDLSRVKDDLYKTLQSQLQQSDSLIATYKWMCLGLSILSFLLISATIFFFHRFAPVEPNESTLE; encoded by the coding sequence ATGCACTCACTTTGGCGTCAGCGTATTCTGCTGATTTTCTTGATCAGTTTATTCGCTTCTATCCCGATCATTTATGCTCTATCCGGTTATCGGACGATTGCAGCGATGACAGAGCAAATGAAAGATCATGACATACCATTAATCAATCAAGTGGACCAGTTGGTTGAACACAATCGGGATCGTGCCAATGCGGTCCGTGGTCTCTTATTGTATGAAGATAATCGTTACATCGAACAATATTACTTTTCAACTTCTAAAATTCATGATTTGCGCAACAGTCTGAATCAATCACCGACTACTCCAGGGACAATCAAAGATCTCCTTCGCCGTAACAATGTCTGGGAGTCCGAGATTGAACGGGTCTTTGTCGTCTATGAGCGTCAGAGTCCGACGGCTGCAAAACGTCTTGCTCGACAGTCGACTCAGACGACTCAAACGATTCTCGAAGACTTATCCCGTGTGAAAGATGATTTGTACAAAACGCTCCAATCTCAATTGCAACAATCAGATTCCTTGATTGCTACATATAAGTGGATGTGTCTTGGTCTCTCCATTCTGTCCTTTTTATTGATTAGTGCCACGATTTTTTTCTTCCATCGATTCGCTCCCGTCGAGCCAAACGAATCGACTCTAGAATAA
- a CDS encoding YitT family protein, with protein MTTTTHPQKKRVEKISFLIIGTLLYSLYISLLLSPNDIGSGGIMGITLVVQELFHTPIGLTQLLLNIPLFILGFRFLRKRFMFLSGIIVIASSFLIDWIPTQIVPESLNDPLVASIFAGLVSGLAMALIFFGGASTGGLDILGKFFFARFHNWPLPRIFLMQDLVIYILVWWVFDLKHVMYALIMSFVRAKALQTVYSFYSASKQCIIICEKADEINEVITKELGRGVTILDARGGYSNRTKKMVYVVVQNNEIVRLQEIVSSVEPNAFVTFSEIHTVFGNYKEHSYSF; from the coding sequence ATGACTACTACGACACACCCACAGAAAAAGAGAGTTGAAAAAATCAGTTTTTTAATCATCGGTACATTGCTTTATTCCCTTTACATCAGTTTACTACTATCTCCAAATGATATCGGATCAGGTGGTATCATGGGGATCACGCTCGTTGTGCAAGAGCTCTTCCACACTCCGATCGGTTTAACGCAATTACTTTTAAACATCCCACTCTTCATTTTAGGTTTCCGTTTTCTACGTAAGCGATTCATGTTCTTATCCGGCATCATCGTTATTGCTTCTTCTTTTTTAATCGACTGGATTCCGACTCAAATCGTTCCAGAATCTTTAAATGATCCGCTTGTTGCTTCCATCTTTGCCGGTCTAGTCTCTGGTCTTGCAATGGCATTGATTTTCTTTGGTGGCGCCTCTACCGGCGGACTCGATATTCTTGGAAAGTTTTTCTTCGCTCGTTTTCATAACTGGCCTCTTCCTCGTATATTTCTGATGCAAGATCTTGTCATCTACATTCTTGTCTGGTGGGTCTTCGATCTGAAACACGTTATGTACGCTCTCATCATGAGCTTCGTTCGTGCTAAAGCCCTTCAAACGGTCTATAGTTTCTATTCTGCTTCTAAGCAATGTATCATTATTTGCGAGAAAGCAGATGAGATCAATGAAGTCATTACAAAAGAACTCGGACGTGGTGTTACGATTCTTGATGCACGAGGCGGGTACTCCAACCGAACGAAAAAAATGGTCTATGTCGTTGTTCAAAATAACGAAATTGTACGCTTGCAAGAAATCGTCTCCTCTGTCGAGCCCAATGCATTCGTTACATTCTCAGAAATTCATACGGTTTTCGGAAATTACAAGGAACATTCCTATTCGTTCTAA
- a CDS encoding formate/nitrite transporter family protein: MNEVEALEGLRNKAVKSTRMLQVRPLEYLVRAMLAGIFIGFAIIFTLKAINGLYMAESPVATLVGGLTFGVALVLIVYGGAELFTGNTMYFTTATMRGYTTKMDTMKVWLICLIGNGLGGLAFALLFSQTGIIQELGMNNWLFSVSETKIHHTTWEIFTRAIFCNWMVCLAIFIPKNMKNELAQIMMMMVLVAVFFASGFDHVIANMALFSIALVVPHPDTITFAGAMHNLLPALAGNIIGGAVFMGMIYTWLNKEKLEVDESRQSTTPVHIASKQNA, from the coding sequence ATGAACGAGGTAGAAGCATTAGAAGGATTACGGAATAAAGCAGTCAAGTCGACGCGTATGTTACAAGTGCGTCCTCTCGAGTATTTAGTTCGTGCTATGCTAGCAGGTATTTTCATTGGGTTTGCAATCATTTTTACCTTAAAGGCAATTAACGGTCTATATATGGCGGAGTCACCTGTTGCGACACTTGTCGGCGGATTGACATTCGGAGTAGCACTTGTCCTGATCGTTTACGGTGGGGCAGAACTATTTACAGGGAATACGATGTATTTCACAACGGCAACGATGCGTGGCTATACAACAAAGATGGATACGATGAAAGTTTGGTTAATTTGTCTGATCGGGAACGGACTCGGAGGGCTAGCGTTCGCGCTACTCTTTTCTCAAACAGGCATCATACAAGAGCTTGGTATGAACAACTGGTTATTTTCTGTGTCAGAGACGAAAATCCACCATACGACGTGGGAAATCTTCACGCGGGCAATCTTCTGTAACTGGATGGTTTGTTTAGCGATATTCATTCCAAAAAACATGAAGAATGAATTAGCGCAGATCATGATGATGATGGTACTTGTTGCAGTATTCTTTGCTTCTGGATTTGATCACGTCATCGCTAATATGGCATTGTTCTCAATTGCTTTAGTCGTGCCACATCCGGATACGATTACGTTTGCGGGAGCGATGCATAACCTGTTGCCAGCTTTGGCTGGGAACATTATCGGTGGAGCAGTCTTTATGGGAATGATCTATACATGGCTGAATAAAGAAAAACTAGAGGTAGATGAATCGCGTCAATCCACGACACCGGTTCATATTGCTTCGAAGCAAAATGCATAA
- a CDS encoding YkvA family protein yields MEFTPGDFKSAYTYFHRQALDLVGDEKAQQELLVRAEIGLAHLTQDIASTESSDIEREAELVLYFQLKQLLEMLRALYQKKFEMHTEQEQLLLTAVLYFTSPVDALPDDNVLGLFDDAQIVETIYEELAADVDRFQHME; encoded by the coding sequence ATGGAATTCACACCCGGAGATTTTAAATCGGCTTATACGTATTTTCACCGACAGGCACTCGACCTCGTTGGTGATGAAAAAGCACAACAAGAACTGTTAGTTCGAGCAGAGATTGGACTTGCACACCTGACACAAGATATCGCGTCTACAGAAAGCTCGGATATCGAACGCGAGGCAGAGCTCGTTCTCTATTTCCAATTAAAACAATTGCTTGAAATGCTTCGTGCTCTGTACCAGAAAAAATTCGAAATGCATACGGAGCAGGAACAATTGTTATTAACGGCTGTTCTCTACTTCACGTCTCCTGTTGACGCCTTACCGGACGATAACGTCCTCGGGCTCTTCGATGATGCTCAAATCGTCGAAACGATCTATGAAGAATTGGCTGCAGATGTCGATCGCTTTCAACATATGGAATGA
- a CDS encoding aminopeptidase — MPTQAELQQYASLAVHTGINLQPGQQLEIRAGIENLPLVREITRVAYEVGATQVYVQWSDDEMTKIRYFDAPEESFDTFPDWLKARYDQLAEEKTAFLSVVSEDPDLLNGVDSSRIARANKAAGVALANWRKFVMSDNVSWCVVAAPSESWAKKVFPDSDKPVDELWTAILKATRADQADPVAAWADHDHNLRSKAKFLTEKKYKTLHYTAPGTELSIELPERHVWLGGGGPNADGVDFIANLPTEEVFTLPKKTGVNGHVSSTKPLSYSGNLIDEFTLWFEDGKIVKAEAKQGQEALDDLISLDEGARYLGEVALVPHRSPISDSGILFYNTLFDENASCHLAIGRAYSTCLENGPSLSAEELEAQGANDSMTHVDFMIGSADLSIEGELADGTRESVMRDGNWSI, encoded by the coding sequence ATGCCGACACAAGCAGAATTACAACAGTACGCGTCTTTAGCAGTACATACAGGGATTAATCTACAGCCAGGACAACAACTCGAGATACGAGCAGGAATCGAGAACTTACCGCTTGTCCGTGAAATCACACGTGTCGCCTACGAAGTAGGAGCTACGCAAGTATATGTACAATGGTCTGATGATGAGATGACGAAAATCCGCTATTTCGATGCACCGGAAGAGTCGTTTGATACGTTCCCTGATTGGTTAAAAGCACGTTATGATCAATTGGCAGAAGAAAAGACAGCGTTCTTATCGGTCGTCAGTGAAGATCCAGATTTATTGAATGGCGTTGATTCGAGTCGAATCGCACGTGCGAACAAAGCGGCCGGCGTTGCGCTCGCCAATTGGCGTAAGTTCGTCATGAGTGACAACGTAAGCTGGTGCGTCGTAGCAGCTCCTTCTGAAAGCTGGGCAAAAAAAGTGTTCCCTGATTCAGACAAACCGGTAGATGAACTATGGACGGCTATTTTAAAGGCAACACGCGCTGATCAAGCAGATCCAGTTGCTGCCTGGGCAGATCATGATCATAACCTACGTTCAAAAGCAAAATTCCTGACAGAGAAGAAATACAAAACATTGCATTACACAGCTCCAGGGACAGAGTTGTCAATCGAATTACCAGAACGTCACGTCTGGTTAGGTGGCGGTGGTCCAAATGCAGATGGTGTTGATTTCATCGCGAATCTGCCGACCGAAGAAGTATTCACGTTACCGAAAAAGACAGGCGTCAACGGTCATGTTTCGAGTACAAAACCACTCAGCTACAGCGGAAACTTGATTGATGAGTTCACGCTCTGGTTCGAAGATGGAAAAATCGTCAAAGCAGAAGCAAAACAAGGCCAAGAAGCACTTGACGATTTGATTTCACTTGATGAAGGTGCGCGTTACCTTGGAGAAGTCGCGCTCGTACCACACCGTTCACCGATTTCAGACTCGGGTATTTTATTCTACAATACACTGTTTGATGAAAATGCTTCATGCCACTTAGCGATTGGACGAGCGTACTCGACGTGTCTCGAAAATGGTCCAAGCCTCTCTGCGGAAGAATTAGAAGCACAAGGTGCGAACGACTCGATGACTCATGTCGACTTCATGATTGGGTCAGCAGATCTATCGATCGAAGGAGAACTTGCAGACGGAACACGTGAATCAGTCATGCGTGACGGAAACTGGTCAATTTAA
- the murB gene encoding UDP-N-acetylmuramate dehydrogenase: MTEQVMTGLYEGISKESVLINEPLKYHTYTKMGGIADLFIIPTSYEETAFVVRYAYEQGIPLTLLGNGSNLVVRDGGIRGIVLSFEKLTDISVEGHELVAQSGAAIIEASRVAYAHQLSGLEFACGIPGTIGGALIMNAGAYGGEVKDCLHSATVLTRQGELLNISHDELELGYRTSCFSKKEYIILEGRFALTEGDPALIKEVMDDLTHKRETKQPLEYPSCGSVFKRPEGYFAGKLIQDSDLQGTRIGGAEVSKKHAGFIVNVENASASDYIALIRHVQETVQEKFGILLETEVKIIGEEA, encoded by the coding sequence ATGACTGAACAAGTAATGACAGGACTGTATGAAGGCATTTCAAAAGAGTCCGTACTAATCAATGAGCCTTTAAAATATCATACGTATACAAAAATGGGTGGAATCGCGGATTTATTTATCATTCCAACTTCTTATGAGGAAACGGCTTTTGTCGTCCGATATGCTTACGAACAAGGTATTCCTTTGACGTTGCTTGGAAATGGATCGAATCTCGTCGTCCGCGACGGCGGTATTCGCGGCATCGTCCTTTCCTTCGAGAAGTTAACCGACATCTCGGTCGAGGGACACGAACTTGTCGCTCAAAGTGGCGCAGCGATCATCGAAGCTTCTCGTGTAGCTTACGCGCATCAGCTCAGCGGTCTTGAATTCGCTTGCGGGATTCCAGGAACGATTGGCGGTGCTTTGATCATGAATGCAGGTGCATATGGTGGCGAAGTCAAAGACTGCTTGCATAGCGCGACCGTTTTGACACGACAAGGCGAACTGTTGAATATTTCGCATGATGAACTCGAACTGGGATACCGGACGAGCTGTTTTTCAAAGAAAGAATACATCATCCTTGAAGGTCGATTTGCCTTAACAGAAGGTGATCCGGCATTAATCAAGGAAGTCATGGATGATTTAACGCATAAGCGGGAAACAAAACAACCACTCGAATACCCTTCTTGTGGTAGTGTCTTTAAACGTCCCGAAGGCTATTTTGCGGGTAAGTTGATTCAAGATAGTGACTTACAAGGAACACGCATCGGTGGTGCTGAAGTCTCAAAGAAACACGCTGGTTTCATCGTCAACGTCGAGAATGCATCAGCATCCGACTATATCGCGCTCATTCGCCATGTACAAGAAACCGTTCAAGAAAAATTCGGTATTTTACTTGAGACTGAAGTGAAAATCATTGGTGAAGAAGCGTAA
- a CDS encoding GNAT family N-acetyltransferase yields the protein MESERLWMRPFEEEDFSFYKSLVQNERVMRYINGGVALGEEEAREWFERQLERYADERQTGFLLLFKKETDEPIGFAGLLIQEVDGIEELEVGYWLEPKHWKVGYGREAARCLMIEAFNRGHDRIISIIHPDNHASQNVARANGLNWEKDTIFRDISVTIYSGQLSRLCRN from the coding sequence ATGGAAAGTGAACGTTTGTGGATGCGGCCGTTCGAAGAAGAGGATTTCAGTTTTTATAAGTCGCTTGTCCAAAATGAACGTGTCATGCGCTATATCAACGGTGGTGTTGCCTTAGGCGAAGAAGAAGCGAGAGAATGGTTTGAACGGCAATTGGAACGCTATGCGGACGAACGACAAACTGGATTTTTATTGTTATTTAAAAAGGAAACGGATGAACCGATTGGTTTCGCAGGTTTACTCATCCAAGAAGTCGATGGAATTGAAGAACTAGAAGTCGGTTATTGGCTCGAACCGAAGCATTGGAAAGTCGGTTATGGTCGCGAAGCAGCAAGATGCTTGATGATCGAAGCATTTAATCGAGGGCATGACCGGATTATCTCAATCATTCATCCCGACAATCATGCTTCTCAGAATGTTGCACGAGCAAATGGACTGAATTGGGAAAAAGATACGATTTTTAGAGATATATCCGTCACCATCTATTCAGGACAATTATCGCGACTTTGTCGTAACTAA
- a CDS encoding GNAT family N-acetyltransferase has product MYEFTFEAFHHMTPDTLYALLKLRTDIFVVEQNCAYPELDDQDQQATHLIVRDDSDRIVGCLRMYDHPEKGTAIGRVAVHRSHRSVGLARQMMQRAMTHLQAESAIYLQAQAHLEGFYGSFGFQTVSEPYLEDDIPHVDMQFHVNDLKKDFTSSLDEPMNK; this is encoded by the coding sequence ATGTACGAATTTACATTCGAAGCTTTTCATCACATGACACCAGATACACTCTATGCACTCTTAAAACTACGAACAGATATCTTCGTCGTCGAGCAGAACTGCGCTTACCCGGAACTAGATGATCAAGATCAACAAGCGACGCATCTGATTGTACGTGATGACAGTGACCGGATTGTTGGGTGTCTTCGGATGTATGATCATCCGGAAAAAGGAACAGCGATTGGACGGGTAGCCGTTCACCGTTCTCATCGTTCTGTTGGGTTAGCAAGACAAATGATGCAAAGAGCCATGACTCATCTACAAGCGGAATCTGCGATCTACTTACAAGCACAAGCACACTTAGAAGGGTTTTACGGATCGTTCGGTTTCCAGACCGTATCCGAACCTTATTTAGAAGATGATATTCCTCATGTGGACATGCAGTTTCACGTAAATGATTTGAAAAAAGACTTCACGTCGTCGCTGGATGAACCGATGAATAAGTAG